TGGACGACAGAGGGgaaatgagggagagaggcatCGGATCTATCAGAGGCTAAGCAATCTGCCGGCTGTGTTCAGCCTAAAAGCTTGCGCAGTCACACCCGAGGGTAATTCATGACTGCCATTATGAGTGATTACACCAGGCTAAGGAAGCGTCCAggcctctcacctgtgtgtgtgtgtgtgtatacggagtgcgtgtgtgtgtgtgtgtgtgcgcgcatctGTGTGTTGGCTCTACATCAGCATAGCTCGCATCGCAGCCTTGCTTATCCTGTTTCGGTTCTTGCGCATTCTCCTCTTGGGTGGGGCCTTGCGGGCCGGGGTACGGGCCGTCACAGGGATGGGCGGCGGTCTTGTGGGGGGCGGCGGCCTCGTGGTGGTGGGGAGtggcgctgttactgggagaaAGTTTTGAAACACATAAAAACGTTGGAAAAATCAAATACTGACTTTGTCTTTGAtctcctgatttttttttcagtttttaacgATACTGTTTCTAATATCAAGGAAGACTACTAACTTCTATTACCCAAGATCATTAATAACTTGCAAGAGGTGGTCTGCAATCTCTAGCAGTcagaacatacatacacacatttcacatgcGATGACTGTGATGCCATACAGACTCTTCCCTCAATCtgaacaacaaataaatgacaaaacatcatacattttaaaaatggggaAACGGGCACTGGAAGCCACTGCATCAGCTTCGGATAACACACGCGATAACCGCTCTACTTCCAGACAGGCAAACGGACGCGGTAACACGCGTGATACTGTGCCTACCTGCCGtttgtgtggtggtgtgcgtctgtgtctgaTGATGCAGGCGCTGCTGCCGGTGGTCGTGGTGATGATGCTGCTGCCGCTGCAGTATTTGTATTTGGCGATTCTCCTGGTCGAGTTTCTGCTGCAGTAAGAGAAGCgctcctttctcctcctccagggtcAGCTGCTCCTGTCGTAAGAGTCCCCTCTCCTCGCCTCTCTCCGCGGGGCGACCCCCGTGCCGGACTTGGGCAGTCTCATCAGCGCCCCCTGTGGGCGGTCGCGTCTCCGTTAGCGACTGCAACGCAGCGCTCGGTGTCTGCGCCTCCGGGTCCCAGGTATCCACGGCGACGGCGCGGTCCCTCGCCGGCCCGCGCCGCCCCCCCTGCGTGGCGTTCTCCGTCACGTTGAGCCAGGCCGGGCGCCTCCCGTCCGCCCACGACTCCTCGGTGGCGTTGCGCCCGTTCTCCCGCAGGCCCGACTGCCCCGCGCCCTGGGGGGGCCTCCTCAGGC
This genomic window from Anguilla rostrata isolate EN2019 chromosome 17, ASM1855537v3, whole genome shotgun sequence contains:
- the pdgfbb gene encoding uncharacterized protein pdgfbb isoform X5, which gives rise to MLDRRNANFMLWPPCVEVQRCSGCCNARTLQCVPVITQTRYLQVMKIQYVSRRPHYDKAVISVQDHVECRCQSAPVPKGARTAPKKLHPRRQGPKEPPSRTRSKEELHRRDELKWNQNFHLDERQPRYPPEHALAPRGDNALPGRARALEAQTGRPPLQVPLGALNLTGQWEEEEEERALLTGLGLRRPPQGAGQSGLRENGRNATEESWADGRRPAWLNVTENATQGGRRGPARDRAVAVDTWDPEAQTPSAALQSLTETRPPTGGADETAQVRHGGRPAERGEERGLLRQEQLTLEEEKGALLLLQQKLDQENRQIQILQRQQHHHHDHRQQRLHHQTQTHTTTQTAVTAPLPTTTRPPPPTRPPPIPVTARTPARKAPPKRRMRKNRNRISKAAMRAMLM